In Methanobrevibacter boviskoreani JH1, one DNA window encodes the following:
- a CDS encoding polysaccharide pyruvyl transferase family protein has translation MKYALMSYNYTTNLGNEVQSIAARRFLPKIDYYIDHEKIHLFNKEKDVKMIMNGWYLDSPEAWPPSDYIDPLLVSMHFNTSTNNKKRVESLLTDESLNYLSSHEPIGCRDIHTVNFLKEHNIDAYFSGCLTLTLDSGKDNDSTIDEGYIVINSSIPNEIYSLIKEKTNKD, from the coding sequence ATGAAATATGCATTAATGTCTTATAATTATACAACAAATTTAGGTAATGAAGTTCAAAGTATTGCTGCTAGACGATTTTTACCAAAAATAGATTATTATATCGATCATGAAAAAATCCATCTATTTAATAAAGAAAAAGATGTTAAAATGATAATGAATGGTTGGTATTTAGATTCTCCAGAAGCATGGCCACCTTCCGATTATATCGACCCTTTACTTGTATCAATGCATTTTAATACAAGTACAAACAATAAAAAAAGAGTTGAATCATTATTAACAGATGAAAGCCTAAATTACCTTTCAAGTCATGAACCTATAGGATGTAGAGATATCCACACAGTAAATTTCCTAAAGGAACATAATATAGACGCATATTTCTCAGGATGCTTAACTTTAACTTTAGATAGTGGGAAAGATAATGATAGTACTATTGATGAGGGATATATTGTTATAAACTCATCAATACCAAATGAAATATATTCACTAATTAAAGAGAAAACAAATAAAGATAT
- a CDS encoding glycosyltransferase family 4 protein translates to MTNINRNSINKIIKKIKKSFKKSKSFDDLHKINIAYVLKGFPTLSQTFVLNELKWLVKNNYNVTVFCYIDPMEPIELDFDLEVVRFDKKDNPMENLENLLKEYKIDLIHTHFVYPPCTEYTLDVAEKLEIPFTVFAHAVDIFKKDVDKINRVKEIGNSKYCKAIFTLSQYHKNYLLKRGVPEGKIVITKQATDYKINELKPRTGRIRKIISISRFVDKKGIDIFIDAAKILEDEDFEFEIYGSGALEKDLQNQIDELNLKNIEIKGRLDGPKEVEKVFNKSDVLVSPCRISENGDRDGIPTVIFESMAYGVTVLTTNVSAIPEVINDGKNGFIVPPDNPEALADKIRYISNLNNEEIFKINKQAQKDVINTSSVEKTMNTLLKTWKEK, encoded by the coding sequence ATGACAAACATTAACAGGAATTCAATAAATAAAATCATTAAAAAAATTAAAAAATCATTTAAAAAGAGCAAATCCTTTGATGACTTACATAAAATAAACATTGCATATGTTCTTAAAGGATTTCCAACACTATCTCAAACATTTGTTTTAAATGAACTTAAATGGTTAGTTAAAAATAATTATAATGTAACTGTTTTTTGTTATATTGATCCTATGGAACCTATCGAATTAGATTTTGATTTAGAGGTTGTAAGATTTGATAAAAAAGATAATCCTATGGAAAATCTTGAAAACTTACTAAAAGAATACAAAATAGACTTAATTCATACCCATTTCGTTTATCCCCCATGTACCGAATACACCCTAGATGTTGCAGAAAAATTAGAAATTCCTTTTACTGTTTTCGCCCATGCAGTAGATATTTTTAAAAAAGATGTGGATAAAATCAATAGAGTCAAAGAAATTGGTAACTCCAAATATTGTAAAGCAATATTCACTTTAAGTCAATATCATAAAAATTACCTCCTTAAAAGAGGCGTACCCGAAGGTAAAATAGTTATAACTAAACAAGCTACCGACTATAAAATAAATGAATTAAAACCAAGGACAGGTAGAATAAGAAAAATCATCTCAATATCACGTTTCGTAGATAAGAAAGGAATTGACATATTTATTGATGCTGCAAAGATTTTAGAAGATGAAGATTTTGAATTTGAGATATATGGTTCAGGGGCTTTAGAAAAGGATCTTCAAAATCAGATTGATGAATTAAATCTTAAGAATATTGAAATTAAAGGACGTCTAGACGGACCTAAAGAGGTTGAAAAAGTTTTCAATAAATCCGATGTCTTAGTTTCCCCGTGTAGAATATCTGAAAATGGAGATAGAGATGGCATACCTACAGTGATATTTGAATCTATGGCCTATGGAGTTACTGTATTAACAACTAATGTATCTGCAATTCCGGAAGTTATAAATGATGGAAAGAATGGTTTTATAGTTCCACCAGATAATCCCGAAGCATTAGCAGATAAAATCAGATATATCTCCAATTTAAATAATGAGGAAATATTTAAAATCAATAAACAAGCACAGAAAGATGTTATAAATACATCAAGTGTTGAAAAAACAATGAATACACTATTAAAAACTTGGAAAGAAAAATAA